The Chiloscyllium plagiosum isolate BGI_BamShark_2017 unplaced genomic scaffold, ASM401019v2 scaf_66857, whole genome shotgun sequence DNA window CATTGAATTTTGCTTCTTGTCTATTCCCAGTTTAGAAAGCAGCTGGGTCTGTCAGGAGGTTGGTTTCTTGGAATTTTAGCTCTTTATATCTAAAcaacagaataaaaaaaatctaatgtcaTCTTCTGTCTAACAAATAATTGAATTCTTTTGCAGCCTGAAATCATCTCAACCCCAAACTTTGTTGTGGAAGTGACCAAGCTGTCAAATAACCAGAGTCTAGTTTTTGATTGCCACTATCCTGAAGATGAGGTGGGTATTCCTGCTGAGCGTTGGTTGGAAAGTCAATTCTGGATTTTCACTTTGTTCTCTGTCTTCTCCCACTCCAAGGCTTTGCTGTTGTAAACATGTGCATTTTCCCTTTTGAGTAGTTGTCCAGTtgcctttttaatgtttttattcagTCTGCTTTCATTGTCCTTTTTGAGGCTGTGCATTTGAGATCCccgtgggatgttggcatcaccggataaaccagcatttatttccctccctTAGTTTCCCAGAGGGTTGcatgatgtctcagtggttagcactgctgcctcagtgccaggacctaggttcgattccatcaTCGGGCaattttctgtgtggagtttgcacgttctccctgtgtctgtgtaggtttcctctgggtgctccatttacctcctacagtccagagatgagcaggctaggtggattagctatagtaattgcagggttacagggatcaggtacgggggaatggttctgggtggggtgctcttttggggggtcagtgtggcttgatggactgagtggcctgctGCCATACTGCAGGGATACTATCATCTGTTTACAGTGCCAACTGGGGTATGACCAGAAAGCAGTCAGAATTCATTAGAATGGGATTGTAGTTGCAGAGCAAGATGACTTAAATTGTTTGGGAAGAGCAATTAGTGGAGGCATGTAACAgcaccagcttttattgcccaccTCGAGCACTACTGCCCAGGGAAGTGGTGGTGTGCTTCTTTCTTGATCTGCTGTTGTCTCTGTGGTGTAGAAGCACCCACAGCTGTCacagagggagttccagggcGACTTCCTAATGAGAGTAAAGGGACAGTGTTGTAATTCACAAGTCATGCCGGATTCGACATTCGGCAAGAACTCACAAGGAGTGGTGTTCccttttatctgctgcccttttcctctGGGTGGTAGAGATTGCAGGTTTGAGGGGTATTTTTGAATGATCCTTGtaaagttgctgcagtgtatcatACATACTGCTGCTAGTATGCTTTAGTGATAGATGGGGTGCTGATCAAACTGCTTTGTCTTGGAGGATATTGAGctgcttgagtattgttggagatgcatttatccaagcaagtggggagtatctcatcattgtgccttgtagatggtatagaggctttggggagtcaggaggtgttaTGTGCTGCAGGATTCATAGTCCCTAAACTGATTTTGTTTCTTAACCCCTGATGTTTCAAATTAAAGTAGCAGGATGGAGGGCTTTAATCAACAAAAGGCAAATCTGGGGCAGTTCTTGCCCTGTAGGATGGTCATGAACTAATTTCACTTGAGATAAAGAATGATCTTTCTTAACATCAAACTAGACCTTGCAATGTGCAATTGTGATATCCaggtgctgttgttggactgaggtggacaaagttaaaaatctcacaataccagattatggttcaacaggtttatttggactacTATCTTTTGGAACAGGTACATTTGCGGACTGGTGATAAAACTGATCACCAGTGTCCTGTGGCGTGGAGTGGTACAAGCAGAGCAACAGGAGATGATATTCAAAGAGACGGGGCCTTTTTACATCACTTTTTTATTGGAGTCACAAGATGAGGTTGAGCGCATGTTGACCTTTTTAAATACAGATCCTGCAGGAGGATATGAGAAGACTAAGAACGTGCTGTGGGGAATTGGAAAAACTCCACTGAATTGACACTACATCTATTAACTTATTCCTTAATGCCCAAGGAGAATGTGGGTGAGCCTTGGATTACTACAGTTCTTGGTTGGTGCTTCCACAATGGAGTTGTTTTGGGGAATTGGAAAAACTCCACTGAATTGACACTACATCTATTAACTTATTCCTTAATGCCCAAGGAGAATGTGGGTGAGCCTTGGATTACTACAGTTCTTGGTTGGTGCTTCCACAATGGAGTTGTTTTGGAAGTTTGGGATACTGACCTGACAACAAGTGGCTTGGTTCTCCCTGTCCAAATGAGAATGTGTCTTAATTAGAGAAGCTGTGATAGAAATCCTTAGTATGGCTACTCTTGGTACACTGTTTGAAGTCTGATTGTTCATTCATTGTCCGTTTTGATGTGTAAAATGTCTGAATCGGTTACAGATTGGGCGTGGCGAGGAGGATGACAGCGACATCTTTGCCATCAGAGAGGTCAGCTTTCAGCCCACGGGAGAAGATGATTGGAAAGACACCAGCTATACCCTTAATACAGACTCCCTGGACTGGGTGAGTGGGGGCAAGCAACTTGTTGAGTCTTTGTAACTATCAAAGCATGTAGGAATTTGAAATTCTGGAGAGAGTTTCCAATACAAACTCTTTTCTGGCATCAGGCGAAGGTGTTTTCTGCTCCACTTGAATACTTTGCTGGATTTGCTATCCGCCTTCAGCGTCCTCTACTGCTATTGGGGTCTCCTTGGTGCAGTATTTCAACAGGAGCTGCTCACCTTTTTGGTGCAGTCCAAGAAGCTTCCTGTGTATAAACCTTTGTGATGTGTTGATGTGTTATCCAACCACAAAGGCCATCATCAGCTCCTGATCCTACCTTCACTTCACATTGCTGCGGATGTGTACAGCATTCCGATCAGTCATGCTGTCAAAGTTTTCAAGTTGAGTTAAATGAGTTTTAGCATTTCGTAGGGTGTGATTTGATCTTGCGGGCTGATATATGCGGGAGCAATGTTATAGGTTTGTCAGTGATGTTCCTCAATACTTTAGAGACAGCACGACCATATTTGCACTTTAACCATCCAGTAGCTGTTTTGGAGATACTTGTGTTTTAAGCTTCTAACACGCACACACCCCTCAGTTTTAGTCATGAATACCTGCTGTTTGTCACATGCAGACCCTAACCTCTGTCTCCCACAGGCCCTCTATGATCACCTGATGGACTTCCTGGCAGACCGTGGGATTGATAACACTTTTGCTGATGAACTGGTTGAGCTGAGCACAGCTTTGGAACACCAGGAGTATATCAAGTTCCTTGAAAATTTGAAGAGTTTTGTAAAGTGTTAATCATTGATGTATCCAATTAACATCGTCTCTCCACCTCCTGGCAAAGATCGTCCTGCGATGATAATGCTTGTTAAATGGCAGAATGATCCTGGGCTTTAAATTATTTCACAATAGGTTTTGTACAAAGATGTTCTTTGGTACTGAATGGCTCTGTGTAATTAGCATCCCATCTCTATATAATGTACAAAGTAGTCTGGGATGCTAAATGGCCAAAACGGTGCCTCTGAATTGTATTCTAATTatggaagtgtgtgtgtgagcacaaGAACCGAATTATTTTCTCCTCACAATGTCATTGGCCTCAGATGTTTCTTAAAAATGAAGTATTGATTTAAACATGATGTTAAACCGTGGTTCCTCTGATTTCTTGGGTTGGGGTGGTGTAATGTTGCTGAACTAATGATGCATCTCCTCCAGGCagcaggttcaaatctcaccatggaaaAAGAAATCCAGAGTTGAAAGCCAGTCTCAGTGAGGGGTGACCAGCATTGAATGTTGTAAAAGCCAATAGTGTTCATTAATGTCtgttttagagaaggaaatctgctacccTTACCTAGTTTGGCCTACCCGTgaatcctctgaaatggccgagcaagacACGGGGTCAGCATAAAACGCTGACCTTACGAGCACAAAAGAAACAGTAAGGAGCATTTTGGCATTATATAATTCCTAGAAATGGCAGCTATATAAAAAGAATTCATTTCGAGTGCTCATCTTTTGTAGCTTTGGTAGACTCAGGTGTGAAATCTATTATTGCAATTCTTAAATCTTTGAAATGGAATTTAATGGGTTGAAgattaaagggtatggggagcaAGCAGCACTGTGGAGGTACAGGCAGATAGTCTTGCAATTATTTTAGGACCTTTTGGGTACCCCATGTACCTTCCAGCTAGTTAAATTTTGTAGTCATTCTTCTATTTGTGCAGAGAAAGATATCTGTGCATTTGCTAGAATACTGCTGAGTgcgtttctgatgaaggacttatgcctgatctgctgtgcctttccagcaccactctttgactctgatctccagcatctgcagtcctcgttttctcTTGAGTGCATCTCCAGCAACATTTGAGATGGTCAACGCCATCTAGAATAAATTGTCTGCATAATTAATACCCTAACCACTTCCTTCATGACTGACATCAACTACACGATGCACTTCAGTAGGTCATCCATTTTTCTCATACATCCAATCGTtcaaaggacaagggtagcagatagaTGGGAGTATGCCACCGGTAAGATCCCCTCTTAAGAGAGTGACCATCCTGGttgggaaatatatcattgttccttcattgttgctaggTTAAATCCTGACACTCCCAAACAGCGCTCTGTGTAGCTACATGCCCAGGACTGAAGCATGAGGGGAagtagtggtaatgccactggactaTTGATTCACAACCCCAGGTGAATGCTTTGGGTTCAAATCACAGTTAATTTCCAGTTCATTGCAAATCTGAAATCAAACCGTGGTTTTCATGGTGACTATGTAATTACTGTGTTGTTAATacaatttaagaacagcttcttccccactgttagcAGACTTATGAATAGACATATATTGGAGCTAATCTTTCACTGCATCCTCTGTGTAGCTGTAATGCTATATTAAGAAATCTGTTCTATTACGCTGATGTTTTAGCATATGTCAGaagatgtgacaataataagtcaaatcaaatcaaaagctcgtctgattcactaatgtcctttaggaaaggaaattcaCTACCCTTATCTGGGATGGGCTACATCGACTCTGGACCCACACTAAtctggttaattcttaactgccctctgggcaaattgGGAtgcttttgcttttgtatttacaGTGGGAAAAGAGGATAGCCTGCCAGAAGTCCTGAGGAAATTAATAGTGGATGGGAAACAGGTACTGAATAAAACTAAGGTGAGTAAAACATCGATAATGAGGAAATGACTGGAATCAAAGGGTGACAAATGCCTGGGATTTGGCGGATTCCATCGGCGGGTGTTAAAACAAGTAGACAAGCGGGTCAGAGAAACCCGAACTGTAATCGTTCAGAATTCCCGGGATACAGGAGTCGTCGCTCCGGATTGGATTCCTGCACGTGTCAGTCGCGCTTTTTAAGAGTGGAGAACCCGGAAAACTCGGGAATTGCAGAGCATGGAGCTTAGCACCTATGGCAGGGAAtttgttggagtctataatcaaggcTGGGATAAGTGAGCACCTCAAAAATTGTTGagttaatcagggagagccaCATGACAGGTAGGTGCAGAGGTTTTGAAGAGGGGACTAAGGTAGTTGTCAGGGAATAATGTCAATAGATGTTGTTcacatggacttccagaaggcatttgacaaagtccacTTATGTAGGTAGAAGCCAacagaattgagggcaaattcCTGACACGGCTAGGAAATTGTTTGAGTGGCAGGCGACAGAAAGTAGAGATAATGGGTAGGTTGTCAATTGGCAGGATGTAACCAGTTGTGTCTCACAAGGACTtgtgttagggcctcaattgTTGATGTTATTTGTTAAGGAAATGGATAATGGCACAG harbors:
- the LOC122546173 gene encoding complement component 1 Q subcomponent-binding protein, mitochondrial-like, whose protein sequence is ILLQPEIISTPNFVVEVTKLSNNQSLVFDCHYPEDEIGRGEEDDSDIFAIREVSFQPTGEDDWKDTSYTLNTDSLDWALYDHLMDFLADRGIDNTFADELVELSTALEHQEYIKFLENLKSFVKC